In Felis catus isolate Fca126 chromosome E1, F.catus_Fca126_mat1.0, whole genome shotgun sequence, the following proteins share a genomic window:
- the KRT32 gene encoding keratin, type I cuticular Ha2 produces MVSNCSPASIKSCPRPPSVCSSSMSCRPELCLGYVCQPMTYVPSVCTPTTYRPASCLSKTYLSSSCWPSSCRPASGIASSMGTCSWYCEGTFNGSEKETMQLLNDRLASYLEKVRQLERENAELETRIQEACQSQVPTLCPDYQSYFRTIEELQQKVLCTKAENARMVVHIDNAKLAADDFRTKYETERAMRQLVEADTNGLRRILDELTLCKADLEAQVESLKEELLCLKKNHEEEVSALRCQLGDRLNIEVDAAPPVDLNRMLEEMRCQYETVVETNLRDVEEWFNMQMEELNQQVATSSEQLQSYQSDIIDLRRTVNTLEIELQAQHSLRDSLENTLAETEARYSSQLAQMQCLISNVEAQLADIRCDLERQNQEYQVLLDVRARLEGEINTYRGLLESEDCKLPCNPCSTPSCPPCAPSPSVPRTICVPRTVCVPCVPCPQVRY; encoded by the exons ATGGTATCCAACTGCTCACCAGCTTCCATCAAGAGCTGCCCGCGGCCCCCCTCTGTCTGCTCCAGCAGCATGAGCTGCCGGCCCGAGCTGTGCCTGGGTTACGTCTGCCAGCCCATGACATACGTGCCTTCTGTCTGCACGCCCACCACCTACCGGCCAGCCAGCTGCCTCTCCAAGACCTACCTATCCAGCTCCTGCTGGCCCAGCAGCTGCCGGCCAGCCAGTGGTATCGCCAGTTCCATGGGCACCTGCAGCTGGTACTGTGAAGGGACGTTCAATGGCAGCGAGAAGGAGACCATGCAGCTCCTGAACGACCGCCTGGCCAGCTACCTGGAGAAGGTGCGCCAGCTGGAGCGGGAGAACGCGGAGCTGGAGACCAGGATCCAAGAGGCCTGCCAGTCTCAAGTGCCCACCCTGTGTCCTGACTACCAGTCTTATTTCAGGACCATCGAGGAGCTCCAGCAGAAG GTTCTGTGCACCAAGGCAGAGAACGCCAGGATGGTCGTGCACATTGATAACGCCAAGCTGGCCGCCGATGACTTTAGGACCAA GTACGAGACGGAACGGGCCATGCGGCAGCTGGTGGAGGCCGACACCAACGGCCTGCGCAGGATCCTGGACGAGCTGACCCTGTGCAAGGCCGACCTGGAGGCCCAGGTGGAGTCCCTGAAGGAGGAGCTGCTGTGCCTCAAGAAGAACCACGAGGAG GAAGTCAGTGCCCTCCGGTGCCAGCTGGGGGACCGCCTTAATATCGAGGTCGATGCTGCACCGCCCGTGGACCTGAACAGGATGCTGGAGGAGATGCGGTGTCAGTATGAGACTGTGGTGGAGACCAACCTCAGGGACGTGGAGGAATGGTTCAACATGCAG ATGGAGGAGCTCAATCAGCAGGTGGCCACGAGCTCCGAGCAGCTTCAGAGCTACCAGTCGGACATCATCGATCTGAGACGAACGGTCAACACGCTGGAGATCGAGCTGCAGGCCCAGCACAGCCTG AGGGACTCTCTCGAAAACACCCTGGCGGAGACCGAGGCGCGCTACAGCTCCCAGCTGGCCCAGATGCAGTGCCTGATCAGCAACGTGGAGGCCCAGCTGGCCGACATCCGCTGTGACCTGGAGCGGCAGAACCAGGAGTACCAGGTGCTGCTGGACGTGCGGGCCCGGCTGGAGGGCGAGATCAACACGTACCGGGGCCTGCTGGAGAGCGAGGACTGCAA